From Carassius gibelio isolate Cgi1373 ecotype wild population from Czech Republic chromosome B21, carGib1.2-hapl.c, whole genome shotgun sequence, the proteins below share one genomic window:
- the LOC127985815 gene encoding E3 ubiquitin-protein ligase RNF14-like isoform X2 yields the protein MSTDQEAQEDELLALASIYDEKEFRRAESAKEGEIHLCLELPPNFTLLVNGHNSTEHHLSYLGPLVLSFGFPANYPSASAPVFALGSNWLTRVQITALCRRLDELWEENQGNVILFTWMQFLKEETLDFLGIQSPLEIQSIESESGLKQAADVSGEKCQVQDLDPRAVQEVDARTDILSQLLDFDEAQNQKVFDGKVFCCGICYSEKLGSESLLFKECQHVYCKSCMKEYFQIQIRDGKVQCLTCPEPKCVSMATPSQVKLLVSKDEFARYDRLLLQSSLDLMKDVVYCPRKSCCMAVMVEPDSNMGICPACKYPFCTLCKRSYHGLNHCIPTDDDIRSMHDEYNSASKERRKFLEKRFGKQVIQRVLESYSTDWLNVNCKQCPCCGANIQKNKGCNKMTCSMCQGYFCWICLKALGKEDPYSHYKDPNLPCYNQMERINGNR from the exons ATGTCAACCGACCAGGAAGCACAAGAAGATGAGCTGCTTGCTCTAGCGAGCATCTATGATGAAAAAGAGTTCCGCAGGGCCGAGTCAGCGAAGGAGGGCGAGATCCATCTGTGTCTGGAGCTTCCTCCGAACTTCACACTGCTAGTCAACG GACACAACTCCACAGAGCATCATCTATCATATCTAGGTCCACTGGTTCTGAGTTTTGGATTCCCGGCTAATTATCCTTCAGCTTCGGCTCCAGTTTTTGCTCTAGGCTCCAATTGGCTCACAAGAGTCCAG ATAACTGCGCTTTGCAGGAGACTGGATGAGCTTTGGGAGGAGAACCAAGGCAATGTGATTCTTTTTACCTGGATGCAGTTCCTCAAGGAAGAGACTCTGGACTTCCTGGGAATCCAGTCACCGCTGGAAATCCAGAGCATTGAGAGTGAATCTGGCTTAAAACAAGCAGCGGACGTTTCCGGAGAAAAATGTCAAGTGCAAGATTTAGACCCAAGAGCTGTGCAAGAAGTTGATGCTCGCACAGATATACTGAGTCAGCTGCTAGATTTTGACGAAGCTCAGAATCAGAAGGTGTTTGATGGGAAGGTGTTCTGCTGCGGCATCTGTTACTCAGAGAAGCTCGGATCGGAATCACTGCTCTTCAAAGAGTGTCAGCATGTGTACTGCAAGTCCTGCATGAAGGAATACTTTCAGATCCAGATTAGGGACGGAAAGGTCCAGTGCCTTACCTGCCCTGAGCCAAAGTGTGTGTCCATGGCCACTCCTTCACAG GTGAAACTTCTTGTGAGCAAAGACGAGTTTGCACGCTATGATCGTCTCCTGTTGCAGTCGAGTCTAGACCTGATGAAGGATGTGGTGTATTGTCCTCGTAAAAGCTGCTGTATGGCGGTGATGGTGGAGCCAGACTCAAACATGGGCATCTGTCCCGCCTGCAAATATCCCTTCTGTACACTCTGTAAGCGGAGCTATCACGGCCTCAATCACTGCATACCGACTGATG ATGATATCCGTAGTATGCATGATGAGTATAATTCTGCGAGCAAAGAGAGGAGGAAGTTCCTTGAGAAGCGTTTTGGCAAGCAGGTCATTCAGAGGGTGTTGGAATCTTACAGCACAGACTGGCTAAATGTTAACTGTAAACAGTGCCCTTGCTGTGGCGCTAACATACAG AAGAATAAGGGCTGTAATAAGATGACCTGTTCGATGTGTCAGGGCTATTTCTGCTGGATCTGTCTGAAAGCTCTCGGCAAGGAGGACCCTTACAGCCACTACAAGGACCCCAACTTGCCCTGCTACAACCA AATGGAGCGTATAAATGGAAATAGATGA
- the LOC127985815 gene encoding E3 ubiquitin-protein ligase RNF14-like isoform X1, which yields MSTDQEAQEDELLALASIYDEKEFRRAESAKEGEIHLCLELPPNFTLLVNGHNSTEHHLSYLGPLVLSFGFPANYPSASAPVFALGSNWLTRVQITALCRRLDELWEENQGNVILFTWMQFLKEETLDFLGIQSPLEIQSIESESGLKQAADVSGEKCQVQDLDPRAVQEVDARTDILSQLLDFDEAQNQKVFDGKVFCCGICYSEKLGSESLLFKECQHVYCKSCMKEYFQIQIRDGKVQCLTCPEPKCVSMATPSQVKLLVSKDEFARYDRLLLQSSLDLMKDVVYCPRKSCCMAVMVEPDSNMGICPACKYPFCTLCKRSYHGLNHCIPTDDVPSQSTVICHDIDVGHSPPVKQHTYWVNYQKHEIMREEVRYLLQHGFVQPSQSPWTSPCLLVPTSDTTYRFCTDYRKVNSLTKLDSFPPRMEDCMDRIGAARYITKLDLLKGYWQVPLTDRASEISAFVTPDNFLQYSVMAFGMRKGPVTFQRRMQRV from the exons ATGTCAACCGACCAGGAAGCACAAGAAGATGAGCTGCTTGCTCTAGCGAGCATCTATGATGAAAAAGAGTTCCGCAGGGCCGAGTCAGCGAAGGAGGGCGAGATCCATCTGTGTCTGGAGCTTCCTCCGAACTTCACACTGCTAGTCAACG GACACAACTCCACAGAGCATCATCTATCATATCTAGGTCCACTGGTTCTGAGTTTTGGATTCCCGGCTAATTATCCTTCAGCTTCGGCTCCAGTTTTTGCTCTAGGCTCCAATTGGCTCACAAGAGTCCAG ATAACTGCGCTTTGCAGGAGACTGGATGAGCTTTGGGAGGAGAACCAAGGCAATGTGATTCTTTTTACCTGGATGCAGTTCCTCAAGGAAGAGACTCTGGACTTCCTGGGAATCCAGTCACCGCTGGAAATCCAGAGCATTGAGAGTGAATCTGGCTTAAAACAAGCAGCGGACGTTTCCGGAGAAAAATGTCAAGTGCAAGATTTAGACCCAAGAGCTGTGCAAGAAGTTGATGCTCGCACAGATATACTGAGTCAGCTGCTAGATTTTGACGAAGCTCAGAATCAGAAGGTGTTTGATGGGAAGGTGTTCTGCTGCGGCATCTGTTACTCAGAGAAGCTCGGATCGGAATCACTGCTCTTCAAAGAGTGTCAGCATGTGTACTGCAAGTCCTGCATGAAGGAATACTTTCAGATCCAGATTAGGGACGGAAAGGTCCAGTGCCTTACCTGCCCTGAGCCAAAGTGTGTGTCCATGGCCACTCCTTCACAG GTGAAACTTCTTGTGAGCAAAGACGAGTTTGCACGCTATGATCGTCTCCTGTTGCAGTCGAGTCTAGACCTGATGAAGGATGTGGTGTATTGTCCTCGTAAAAGCTGCTGTATGGCGGTGATGGTGGAGCCAGACTCAAACATGGGCATCTGTCCCGCCTGCAAATATCCCTTCTGTACACTCTGTAAGCGGAGCTATCACGGCCTCAATCACTGCATACCGACTGATG ATGTTCCCAGTCAAAGTACTGTCATTTGTCATGACATTGATGTTGGACACTCCCCTCCTGTCAAGCAGCACACATATTGGGTTAACTACCAAAAACATGAGATAATGAGAGAGGAAGTGCGATACTTGTTGCAGCATGGTTTCGTTCAACCTAGTCAAAGCCCCTGGACCTCACCCTGTTTGCTGGTGCCGACGTCTGACACTACGTATAGATTCTGTACAGACTATCGCAAAGTTAATAGTCTTACTAAACTGGACTCTTTCCCACCTCGGATGGAGGATTGTATGGACCGAATTGGTGCAGCCCGCTACATCACTAAACTTGACTTGCTAAAGGGCTATTGGCAAGTGCCACTAACAGACCGGGCCTCTGAGATATCTGCTTTTGTTACTCCAGATAACTTCCTGCAATATTCTGTAATGGCCTTCGGGATGCGAAAAGGACCAGTCACCTTCCAGCGTCGGATGCAGAGAGTTTAA